Proteins from one Listeria weihenstephanensis genomic window:
- a CDS encoding phosphocarrier protein HPr, which translates to MEQASFVVIDETGIHARPATLLVQAASKYSSDVQIEYTGKKVNLKSIMGVMSLGIGKGADITIYAEGSDEKDAIVGLTEVLKKEGLAE; encoded by the coding sequence ATGGAACAAGCAAGCTTTGTAGTAATCGATGAAACAGGAATCCACGCACGCCCAGCAACTCTTTTAGTTCAAGCGGCAAGCAAATACAGCTCAGATGTACAAATTGAGTACACTGGCAAAAAAGTTAACCTGAAATCAATCATGGGCGTTATGTCTTTAGGTATTGGTAAAGGCGCTGACATCACAATTTACGCTGAAGGTAGCGACGAAAAAGACGCAATCGTTGGCTTAACAGAAGTGCTTAAAAAAGAAGGCTTGGCTGAGTAA
- a CDS encoding YkvS family protein, with protein sequence MAKAQVGDIIEFKDGLTGVVEKINENSVIVDLTLMENFKNLAIEEKTVVNHKNYKVIHAVDDEK encoded by the coding sequence ATGGCAAAAGCACAAGTAGGAGACATAATTGAATTCAAAGATGGCCTCACTGGGGTCGTTGAAAAGATTAACGAAAACTCTGTCATCGTAGATTTAACCTTGATGGAAAATTTCAAAAATCTAGCCATTGAAGAAAAAACAGTGGTCAACCATAAAAATTATAAAGTTATCCATGCAGTAGATGATGAAAAATAA